The nucleotide window GTGTTGCCTTCTTCTCTGGAAACTGTTGATGTGGATGGTGAGAGCGCAAGCCTTCTAAATGTAGCCTGCTGTGATGAAATGCAAATGCGTGCCCGCCTCATTATCTTTCCGAACGCGGCTCTGCCACGTAACCCCCCATTTCCCTTGATAGGATGACTGTAATTGCTATATTCGGGATATGCCCACACACTATAATTTCCTATATGTCCCCACGCGTTCAGCTGGGTGCAGGGTATGGTGACCATCGAATGCAAACATATTGCCTTTTGTTTGAAAGGATAACGTCGCGAACATGAGGTTAACCAAGGTGAGAGAAGTCACATCGTCTTCATaactaataatatatatttctttaccAAGcgtttattttcatattttagcATTTACCCTCTAAATGAGTCCCAGCAGATGTGTAGTTTGGAAGACGGCCTCTTCATTATAGGCCTCGTGATCGCCCGCATTCCCGTAGCCAGCTATGAGGTCACCGAGGTTTGGCAAATATGTCAAGGGGTGATTGCCATTCAGACAAAGTGTGATGTTTATGCAAAGCTGTCGTCTTGTCAGTAGTATATTTGTTATCTTCATGCATTCCACGGGCAAACAAAGTTATTCGTGGTCATTTGCCTCCCTCTAATTGATATACGATGCAACTGCATCATAGGAAATTGTGCTTTCGTTATTTGGAACTGCTGTGGTTGGATATCTTTCTCCCATGGTGGTAGTGGCGGTGAGGTTTTGGTATATTGGTATTTGTATTGGAGGAGGGAAGTATTCACAATAGATGTTACAATGAAGCAAGGTAGACTATACATTTTCAACACACATTCATGTATTCTTTGATCAGCTCCTCAAACTACACATCTTAGACAGTGGGTAACAGACAGGTCAGCAATGTTAACGATCTTTAATAAACATTAAAATTTGGATATTGGAAGTAACTGCAATGGCCCAAATAAGCAACATAATATGTATACTATATACTGTATGCTAAAACTAAGAAAAAATTACTCTACATTGAAATCCAATTTCTTCGCTTATTGAGCACCTGTATCATTACACATTAGAagatcattgttttttttccttgacATGATAATGTAGGTATAGTAGGCTATCAATATAtttacactgttttttttttttttacagatgtAGCTTACAATAGGCTACATCTAAATTGCGGCCTACAGAGACTCAAATTATAGCTCTTAAATATTAGCTACACCGTTTAGCACCTATactttgttttaaaataaacatattttagaATTGGCAAGAAGAAGATACATGATCATATCTTACATGGTGCATTGACACTGATGGGGTCAATGAAAACCTTTCCCGTCTACTTCATGTTTGTTATCAGAATAAAAGAGTCCCCAGAACAATAATAATTTCTACAAAATTGGCCACatgcaaaacaacaacatttataatcacttttattattcaaataaataaatatagctgTCAGTAGCGGTTGACTCGCCTACCTACCAATGTATCCCTTTTCAATGCAGTTCTATGGTCTTATTTGCTGTTCAAAACACAATCACCATAACAATAGTGTGTTAGCTTGCAAGTATCACAACAATTATTTTGTTTACCATTTCAGGCCTCATGTGCCAATTATGGCAGAAATTAATAAATAACTAATATGGAATCCCTAATCTAATCCAAGATAATGTGTCAGATTAGGCTGAAAGCGAATCCCTACATGATTTATTCATCACTTCCCGTTTGGATATAGTTGAGGCTATATCTGCTTGCAAGTGTTAGATATATCAGATGAATGAGAATGGTCACGTTTAAATTATGGTGAAAAGAAAGCAACAGCTTTTAATAAACAATTGTTCAGGTATTAAATATGAGGAAATCTATCCTTTCACCAATCTCAACCATTCACtaatttgtttgttgtgtattaTTTACTTATGGACCTTTAAATGTGAAGATGTAAATCCTGGATAATGTTGGATGTCAACAGAGAAATGAATCTGTTAACACGACCAACATCCCAAGAGTACATGAGTACTAAGACTAGTATAGGCTACCAAGTTGGGTGTCATTGTGTCACCATAATGCCCAGGAAATGGCCTCTCATTTTGGCACCGATCTGTTTGGCAGTCCACCATCTCCCAATCTAACACCTAAATCTTGTCAACAATTATCACCGGGCCTTTGGAGTTGGTGGGGCTTCCCTGGCTGTACGCCATCGGGGGGCCGAGTCGAGTCTGGGGCAAGCTTAAACTTTGAACTGGTTGATTGAGGCTACCTTGTCTGTAGATTTGCGGGTCAAGACTTCCCTCAGACAGAGCAATACTCTGCTGTCTGTAAAGCTGTCGGCGGTCATCACTGTCTGCCGTCTGGTCGAAGCTGCTCTCACTGTACAGACGCTGCCTCATGCTGTTGGCGCGTTTCCCAGAAGCACTCCTGGTCGGGTATCTCTGACCTGTCTTATACCAGCCGGTCTCCTTGTAGACAAACCAAATATTCCCAGCCCATAGGGTTAAGTTGACAAAGCCAAACACCTAAAACAGAGTGGACAGAGTACATCTTTTAAGTTCAATTCAACGATAAGTGCTCTCATCGATGATGCCCTGCCATGTTCTCTGTTTGGACCACGGCTACTCACCACTGATGTGTTCAGACGGGACCAGACGGGCTCATGGGTGACCGCGCATATGTTGGTCTGGGCTCGGCAGGCATTGATGAGCAGGAGCACCTGGGTTGGGTCTGTGGCCGTCTTGATGTCGGACAGAACCTTTGCCCAAGAGCAAGTACTGACAAGCCACGCCAAGGAGAAAACCACTGTGATGATGAAATCCTGTTCGGCAAGATTGAAAGAGAGATGACGCACACGTTTGTTAATTTTCTACTCCTTTGTTTTCTTCAGGAATATTTTAGAGGTTAAACCTGTGTTTAAAAAGCTCCTTCACTGACCACCAGGGGGCCTCTGTTATTCTCTCGGTATTTGTTCTGGTAGAAGATGTAGACGATTGTGGCCAACAGGGAGTACAGGAAGGCAAGTACCCCGACGGTCAAATAAAACTGAGCGGAAGGGGAAGAATCTCCTGTTAAGAAGAGGGTCTCTTGTCGATTCTTCTCACACAGGGGAGCTTGGAAATGGACCTGTTGTAGTCtacaagagagaggaagagtcagTATGATGTTCTTCTTTTACTGGGGAAGGAATATTAGAAGTACTGCGTAGGCATGGGCATAAGATCCCTTCAGGACAGGGTCCAACTTTAAGTAATCCTGAAATTTCCCAAAACTAATAAATATTATTGGGTAAAAATGTCATAATCCGTCGGTGAGTATAATTTTCTGCAAATAATATCAGTATATTGTACTGTACTCTTACTATCTTATCTTACCTAAAAGGATAACCAAAATCAACATTGATGCTGAGGTTGCTCTGTTTCCTGTCTGCACAGTCCACTCTAACCTCCAGGTGACCAGTGTAGCCCCCACATGTTGCAAAAGCACAGATGGCAAAAATctgtgaaacaaacaaacatggagtgGTGATTTCTTGTGAAGTGGTTTCGGAAAAAGGTGTTACAAATATTTCTCAGAAAATAATCTCTCGACAAATGACCGTAGGGGGTATACTAAATtgaacacaaaaaacaacaacgactgTTAGTCTCCAACAAAAGGAAGAGCCCTGATCATTTGAAGGGGGTTTGAAAAACCTTAGCTTGGTCAAAAAATAGGATGCATCGACGTTTAGGAAAACATACTTTATATGGATGCCAAATCCAATATTACGAATCTGCTAGGTGACATTTTATACATTTATCCATTATTCATGTTTACCATTAAAATGTATAACTGAGCTTTATTCAGCGTCATTTATTTGTCATATTTTGCAGTCCTATTAACCACTTTATTCCCTGGACCTCCTCCTGTTTGCCGTAGTTCTGTGTGTAGATCTGCCCTTTATCCAAATCCAAAGTGAGTCATCACACAGTGATCCCTCACATCATAGAGAAAGTGACATTTTAAATCTCACTGAACATTTGATGAAAACAAAACCCTCTCTACCCCTCGCATGGAAAATCCATACCGATTCAGGCTGGAAAGGGCAGTTCATGTTCCATACCACTTCTTAGCCATCAATAAATTACCAATCTCAGGATCCAAGGTTCATAATGAGttttggaaaacaaaacatgaataaTTGAAAAGATGGGAAGAGCTACTTGCTGGGAACCAGAGGGTGGTCACAGTAGTACAGAGACGGGGCTTGAAGagacactatacacacacacagccccttttctctctatctctccccttctttccatgcccctctgtctctctatctctctctctctctgcccctctggctctgtctctctcgaaACAACATCATATgggagaaaacaaaacaatacagcacttattgaataaaaaataatcggTCCCTCAAATTTACAGCattagaaaaaacaaacaactatTTAAAATGAACTAAAATAATGCTACATACATGTAGTTATTTGAGAACTTAATCAACGAGTGATCAGACATATGCACAACATGAGAGATATAGACGTAACACTTACCGGAGCAAAAATTACCATGCACATTTAAAAACCACAGCGCAAGTTTCAACTCCACGCGGTGTTCAAACAGCTTTTCATCCCACTGTTGCTATGTCACTGGAGTGCAAGgtgaagagagtgagagtattGTTAGTGGGAGGGCAGAGTGGGCATCGATCTGGTTTTGGGAGGAGATTTGGTGTGTAATTGTATCTCTGTTGGCTTTATCAGTGGGCACGTCTTACTCTGTGTACACCCCCTACCTATGAATCGAtcgtatttatgtaattatgtATCTATGCATCTATGTATATACTATGTGTATGGGCCTATCTATCAATATAGGcctatctctatctatatctatctatctatctatctatctatctatctatctatctatctatctatctatctatctatctctctctctctctctctctctctctctctctctctctctctctctctctctctctctctctctctctctctctctctatctatctatctatctatctatctatctatctatctatctatctatctatctatctatctatctatctatctatctatctatctatctatctttctatcacTATCTATCACTATCTATCtctttctatccatccatccatcctaccATCTTGTATTCCCTGTTGCATTGTCTTTCCAATTTCAAGAGTAGTTAAATCGGCCATGAATTTAGCATGTGGAGCTCCAGCAGTCCCTGACCCGGCCCCTGTCTCTATTCTCGTGCTTGTGGACAATTGATCAGTCATAGCGAGTCGTAATCACAGTAATTACTGCATAATGAGGGCCTTTTTATTcgtcctgttttgtttttttcacccAGCTGGGTCATGGCTGAATAGCTggctttttttctaaatatgtTAATATGACTTCAGTCAGTTGTAGGCTTTTTTATAATGATGTTTCAATTAATTTTGCGATTCACATGTGGACGACTTTTTCTGAATGGAAAAAAAGCAACCATCCTCACTCGTAGAATAacttgttgccatggaaacattAGCGCAAGACGTTGCACAAAGTTGACAAAAGCCTTGCAAGGACACAAATGTGTTTGACACATTGTGGCTATTTGTTGAAGTAGATTAGGGAGAGGTGTATCCTGCTGTTCCTACATTCTCATTAGTGCATGCGAAGAGGAGTCCACTGCAAAATATCAGAACaatataataaagaaaaacataGTGTAACATAACagattttatatattttcaaataAAGTGAATGAGCTACATTCAGCATAACACAATAGCCAGCCATATTAAAATACATGTGCTTTTACTTTTTACAACATGGTAGTAAAATGAAAGTGTAATTCAAAGCCTATTCACCATGTTACCCAGCTTTGATAATATATTGATGAGCAGACATATCTGTCAATCCTTGTACTTATTGATATGGTACTATTGCGCAATACTAGGCTATATTGGTTCTTATTTGTTAAATTATTCATTTATCGTGATTTATTGTCTTTGTATACCATGCAGTATGAAGCGTAATCCTCAGGAATAGACCACCACTGACCTCTGCTGGATAGGAGCCTGTACTGCATATCAAAAGTGTGCTGTATGTATTTGAAAAGGATGGGATTAAATGTAACATCTTTAATATAATCACCTTAACCTAGGAAAAGTGTGTAGAAAAAGGCAAGGTTTGGGTTCTCATTCTATATGTTCAAAGTAGCTGGAAACCCAAAACTAAAACcataaaactaataaaaaacaaactatCTGTGCTAACTAAGCATTTATTAATTACATGTAGAGATGGATTTCATCAATTCTGATAGTTTGATAGCATTTAgcatttgttgtgtgtgtgtgtgtgtgtgtgtgtgtgtgtgtgtgtgtgtgtgtgtgtgtgtgtgtgtgtgtgtgtgtgtgtgtgtgtgtgtgtgtgtgtgtgtgtgtgcgcgctcttCTAAAGTGAGATCTGTCTGCCTTCATACCGTTTGGCCTGGTACTGCTGCAATGGTAGGTCTACTTGATGCATTCCCAGCATTTAAATGTAGCTGATAAATGCTTAGTAaggcataggcctacattaactCTGGCTGAGCTCATACAAATCTGTTAACAATTCTTTCAAACTATCGGAACTATTCATGAATAGCGGCATTATTTAGTGAATGAAATCATTGTTTACATATTGTAGATCGTTTGTAAATCATTAACTTGTGCTTCATCAATTATTTAACGCATGATCTTATTCTTATTTTTGAACAGATTATGAATTGCATACTTGCCCCTATTCACAAATTAAGGACCAAATCCTCTATACATGATTAATAATCATTCGCTGTGAGTGCACTACGTACTAGTACTTTGTTAATGCTTCAAAGTTGCAATTATCCTAAGGTCATGTATAAGTCACCCATCCCTACTTTGAATACGGGCTTGAGAGGCGAGTGGGAGGCCATAGTGATTAAATCACCATGGGGTGGCTGCCAATTATTTTTCATCACAAATGTCGTGCATAAGTAGTGAAGTCATGTCATTAGTGGCTGATTTAAGAGCTGCTCGCGCCGCGCCGGTCAGACATCCATTCGCACTTAAGCGTTGGAGTGTTCACGCAGGTCTGCGACCGCCAGTACCCC belongs to Gadus morhua chromosome 13, gadMor3.0, whole genome shotgun sequence and includes:
- the synprb gene encoding synaptoporin, which produces MCMVIFAPIFAICAFATCGGYTGHLEVRVDCADRKQSNLSINVDFGYPFRLQQVHFQAPLCEKNRQETLFLTGDSSPSAQFYLTVGVLAFLYSLLATIVYIFYQNKYRENNRGPLVDFIITVVFSLAWLVSTCSWAKVLSDIKTATDPTQVLLLINACRAQTNICAVTHEPVWSRLNTSVVFGFVNLTLWAGNIWFVYKETGWYKTGQRYPTRSASGKRANSMRQRLYSESSFDQTADSDDRRQLYRQQSIALSEGSLDPQIYRQGSLNQPVQSLSLPQTRLGPPMAYSQGSPTNSKGPVIIVDKI